A window of Ignavibacterium sp. contains these coding sequences:
- a CDS encoding PQQ-binding-like beta-propeller repeat protein: MRKLILIISALIIAGCAKSLIQFSSKKVENIHPMFGKNSERNFYYNFISSDSLKLIWTADAFGSFNNSSVVANDSLIFIADLAGRIHVFNLENGKQRGVLKTKGAIFSTPLLYRLRIYYPLVKDGKKLTEFIVYDYFAGKDLYIIEIEDLITNQMLSDDEAIYLFAEDGTIYKYDYEAKLLWSIETNQNNHFVPAMKKDKIFFGNDAGEFIVVDSKQGGIIHREKITSGFFSGASIDNNLCYLGDDEGNLYAIDIDTYNIKFKIKTDGRILMNPAVDEKNIYFGNMKRMFYCIDKNDGKIVWSKKMKGYFNSTPVVTKYHLFVPNLFKSLLIVDKSNGELLKEVELDNRAKLSPVIINNKIIIGYDEGVIAAYEFIN; the protein is encoded by the coding sequence TTGAGAAAATTAATTTTAATAATATCAGCTTTGATTATTGCAGGTTGCGCTAAATCTCTGATTCAGTTTAGCAGCAAAAAAGTAGAAAATATTCATCCGATGTTTGGAAAAAACAGCGAAAGAAATTTTTATTATAATTTCATTTCATCAGACAGTTTAAAACTTATCTGGACAGCAGATGCATTCGGTAGTTTCAATAATTCTTCAGTTGTTGCAAATGATTCATTAATCTTTATTGCTGATCTTGCCGGAAGAATTCATGTTTTTAATCTTGAAAACGGAAAGCAAAGAGGAGTTCTTAAAACAAAAGGAGCAATTTTCTCAACACCGTTACTTTATAGATTAAGAATTTATTATCCACTTGTAAAAGATGGAAAGAAATTAACAGAGTTTATCGTATATGATTACTTTGCCGGAAAGGATTTGTACATAATAGAAATCGAAGACCTGATTACAAATCAAATGCTTTCAGATGATGAAGCAATTTATCTCTTTGCTGAAGATGGAACAATTTATAAATATGATTACGAAGCAAAATTACTCTGGTCAATCGAAACAAATCAGAATAATCATTTTGTACCGGCAATGAAAAAAGACAAAATATTTTTTGGTAATGATGCTGGTGAATTTATTGTTGTTGATTCAAAGCAAGGAGGAATTATTCATAGAGAAAAAATTACATCAGGTTTCTTTTCAGGCGCTTCAATAGATAACAATTTATGTTATCTCGGTGATGATGAAGGAAATCTTTATGCTATAGATATTGATACTTACAATATAAAATTCAAAATCAAAACTGATGGAAGAATACTGATGAATCCGGCTGTTGATGAGAAAAATATTTACTTCGGAAATATGAAAAGAATGTTTTATTGCATTGATAAAAATGATGGGAAAATTGTTTGGTCAAAAAAAATGAAAGGTTACTTTAATTCAACACCAGTTGTAACTAAATATCATTTGTTCGTGCCAAATCTGTTTAAATCATTATTGATTGTTGATAAATCAAACGGAGAATTGCTTAAAGAAGTAGAATTGGATAATCGCGCTAAATTATCTCCGGTAATTATCAACAATAAAATTATAATCGGATATGATGAAGGAGTTATTGCTGCGTATGAATTTATTAACTAA